One Dehalococcoidia bacterium genomic window, CCTTTGCAGCTTGGAGTATTTCCTTTTGGCCTTGCTTTCGGAATTTTAGGAGCGGAGAGTGGGCTAACTCAGCTCCAGACTTTCTTATTGTCATCGATAGTCTTTGCTGGAGCCAGCCAAATTGTTTTTGCGCAATTAATAGCCACCCTGACTCCGGCGTCAATAATTATTGGGACTGTTGGAATAGTGAATTTGCGACATATTCTTTATGGCATTTCCCTGTCCGAATACTTGAGAGAGCTACCATTGCGGTGGAGATTGTTACTTGCCTATCTTATTACTGATGAATCCTTTGCTGTTTCATACAAACGCTTCTCTGAAAATGAAAAAACTAAGAACATGCACTACCATTTGCTGGGCAGCGGGCTAACCTTATGGTTTTCCTGGCAAATTGGAACACTCCTTGGCATTTTCACCGGTCATTTTGTCCCAGAATCTTTAAATCTTGAATTCGCTATACCCCTGACATTTATTGCAGTAGTAGCAATATCCATTAAAGATAGACCGAAGCTGGCGGTATTCTTGATTAGCGCTTTGATGGCCGTTATTTTGAAAGATTTGCCCTGGAATTTGTGGATTATTGGTTCTGCTTTAATTGCTATCGCTGCAGGGGTGTTGCTGTCTAACCTCGGGAAGGTTAAGCAATGATCTGGGGCGTGATTTTTCTTTCCGGCGTAGTCACATTCAGTACTAGATTTTTACCATTGTCAGGACTGATGCCAAGGCAATTACCAAGATTTGTTCAGAATGGGCTGCAGTATGTTTCAATAGCAGTATTAACTCCTATCGTTATCAATGCGGTTCTAATTGATCAAGATAGCAATATAGTTTTAAGTGATAATCCCAAAATATTTGCGGCTCTGGTTGCTATTTTGATTGCTTTGATTTC contains:
- a CDS encoding AzlC family ABC transporter permease, giving the protein MSRFLEFKNGCFAEMPLQLGVFPFGLAFGILGAESGLTQLQTFLLSSIVFAGASQIVFAQLIATLTPASIIIGTVGIVNLRHILYGISLSEYLRELPLRWRLLLAYLITDESFAVSYKRFSENEKTKNMHYHLLGSGLTLWFSWQIGTLLGIFTGHFVPESLNLEFAIPLTFIAVVAISIKDRPKLAVFLISALMAVILKDLPWNLWIIGSALIAIAAGVLLSNLGKVKQ
- a CDS encoding AzlD domain-containing protein — its product is MIWGVIFLSGVVTFSTRFLPLSGLMPRQLPRFVQNGLQYVSIAVLTPIVINAVLIDQDSNIVLSDNPKIFAALVAILIALISKSIVLTLLAGLVVIWLFELIF